From a single Arthrobacter sp. SLBN-112 genomic region:
- a CDS encoding TetR/AcrR family transcriptional regulator: MVPEARADRPPAAEPQTASRPAGHRSARLPRDERRAQLLAAAQEVFVANGYHGAAMDEIAETAHVSKPVLYQHFPSKRDLYLALLESHLASLTELMLGALNSTTDNDERVQAVMRAYFHFIANDDQAHRLVFESDLINDPDVSSRLETFNRTFADAIARVIAEDTKLPHLEAQLLGRGLAGMAQVSARYWLETDGNLDLNVASDLIYRLAWRGISRFPKES; the protein is encoded by the coding sequence GTGGTCCCTGAAGCACGGGCTGACCGCCCGCCCGCCGCCGAACCGCAAACTGCCTCCCGCCCCGCAGGCCATCGGTCCGCCCGGCTGCCCCGGGATGAGCGCCGCGCACAGCTGCTGGCGGCAGCCCAGGAGGTGTTCGTGGCCAACGGCTACCACGGTGCGGCCATGGATGAAATTGCGGAGACCGCGCACGTCAGCAAACCAGTGCTGTACCAGCACTTCCCCTCCAAGCGCGACCTTTACCTGGCACTGCTGGAAAGCCATCTGGCGTCCCTGACCGAGCTGATGCTGGGTGCCCTGAATTCCACCACGGACAATGATGAACGAGTCCAGGCCGTCATGCGGGCCTACTTCCACTTCATCGCCAATGACGACCAGGCCCACCGCCTGGTGTTCGAGTCCGACCTGATCAACGACCCCGATGTCAGCTCCAGGCTGGAAACCTTCAACCGGACCTTCGCCGATGCCATCGCCAGGGTCATTGCCGAGGACACCAAGCTCCCCCACCTCGAAGCCCAACTCCTGGGCCGCGGACTGGCGGGAATGGCGCAGGTCAGCGCCCGGTACTGGCTGGAAACGGACGGCAACCTGGACCTCAACGTGGCCAGTGACCTCATCTACCGTTTAGCTTGGCGCGGAATCTCTCGCTTCCCCAAAGAGTCCTAG
- a CDS encoding DUF3107 domain-containing protein encodes MEIKIGVQNVGREIVLESAQDAETVAKVVGEAINGGSELRLKDDKGRVIIVPGNALAYVEIGAEEVRRVGFGQF; translated from the coding sequence TTGGAAATTAAGATCGGCGTTCAAAACGTTGGCCGCGAGATCGTGCTGGAATCGGCCCAGGACGCGGAGACTGTGGCCAAGGTTGTAGGTGAAGCCATCAATGGCGGCAGCGAACTGCGGCTGAAGGATGACAAAGGACGCGTGATCATCGTTCCGGGCAATGCACTGGCGTATGTGGAGATTGGCGCCGAAGAGGTTCGGCGCGTCGGGTTCGGCCAGTTCTAG